A stretch of the Neptunomonas phycophila genome encodes the following:
- a CDS encoding zinc-binding alcohol dehydrogenase family protein, with the protein MKAIGYLTSLPITKTDSLVDVELPQPSAKGRDLLVKVNAIAVNPVDYKVRQNTAPAEGEYKVLGWDAVGEVVAIGEGVTQFKPGDQVFYAGDVTRQGSNAEYQLVDERIVGFKPTSLSNAQAAALPLTTITAWEILFEHLALKQTAPGSTDRSKEVVLVVGAAGGVGSILIQLAKALTGATIIATASRESSQAWVTQLGADYVVDHTQALATQIDALGIGPVTHVASLNSTDSYFDTYTQLLAPFGRIAMIDDPKNMDVTALKRKSLSLHWEFMFARSMFQAEDMQEQGNLLNRVAELIDQGYVKTTVGQHLGLINAANLRTAHEALESGRSIGKIVLEGF; encoded by the coding sequence ATGAAAGCGATTGGTTATTTAACATCTTTACCTATTACGAAAACTGATTCATTAGTCGATGTGGAACTACCGCAGCCTAGCGCTAAAGGCCGCGACTTACTTGTTAAAGTAAACGCGATAGCAGTGAACCCGGTTGACTATAAAGTGCGTCAAAATACGGCACCTGCTGAAGGTGAATATAAAGTATTAGGATGGGATGCCGTTGGCGAAGTGGTTGCAATCGGTGAGGGGGTAACCCAATTCAAGCCCGGTGATCAGGTATTTTACGCCGGTGATGTGACTCGACAAGGAAGCAATGCTGAATATCAATTAGTGGATGAGCGTATTGTTGGTTTCAAACCAACAAGCTTGTCTAATGCGCAAGCTGCCGCTTTGCCTTTGACGACGATTACTGCGTGGGAAATTTTGTTTGAACATCTAGCTTTGAAGCAAACGGCTCCCGGATCAACTGACCGTTCTAAAGAGGTAGTGCTAGTGGTGGGAGCCGCTGGTGGTGTAGGCTCCATACTCATTCAACTGGCTAAGGCATTGACGGGAGCGACGATTATTGCAACGGCATCGCGTGAAAGCTCTCAGGCGTGGGTTACGCAATTAGGGGCTGATTATGTGGTTGACCATACACAAGCATTAGCAACGCAGATTGATGCATTAGGCATTGGACCCGTAACGCACGTGGCTAGTTTAAACAGTACAGATAGTTACTTTGATACCTATACCCAACTATTAGCTCCCTTTGGTCGCATCGCTATGATTGACGACCCTAAAAATATGGACGTGACAGCGCTGAAAAGAAAAAGCTTATCGCTGCACTGGGAATTTATGTTTGCTCGCTCCATGTTCCAAGCGGAAGATATGCAAGAGCAAGGCAACTTATTGAATCGCGTAGCTGAGCTAATTGACCAAGGTTATGTAAAAACGACGGTTGGTCAGCACTTGGGTTTAATTAATGCCGCTAATTTGCGTACGGCACACGAAGCGCTCGAGAGTGGTCGTTCTATCGGAAAAATTGTTTTGGAAGGATTCTGA
- a CDS encoding LysR family transcriptional regulator, whose amino-acid sequence MQIEDLQVVLKVAEFRSITAAALHLDMQVATASAALKRVEAQLGTELFIRTTRQLRLSSSGEKYIPQCEQALLMLDSAKQNIKNDQAIIDGELRIALSSDFGRNLAIPWLDEFMEQHPNLSIRTHMSDSNIDFYRDSLDMAIRYGSPNDANLYGFKICNVPRLLCATPSYLKKHGTPKHPQDLPSHNALLYQLHDITHDVWTFYEGETQHKIKVSGNRITNDSDLVRRWCTSGKGLAAKSCFDMANDLLADRVVSLMPGFKPAATEMWLIFPSRQSITPAARLLRDLLKEKSTQVLKQLIAKGVISQDALLN is encoded by the coding sequence ATGCAGATAGAAGATCTTCAAGTGGTCCTTAAGGTAGCGGAGTTTCGCAGCATTACAGCGGCAGCCTTACACCTAGATATGCAGGTCGCCACCGCCAGCGCCGCCTTAAAACGAGTCGAGGCACAGCTAGGTACAGAACTGTTCATACGAACAACTCGCCAGCTAAGGTTATCCAGCTCAGGCGAAAAGTACATTCCGCAGTGTGAGCAAGCATTGCTCATGCTGGACAGCGCAAAACAAAATATTAAAAACGATCAGGCGATTATTGACGGAGAACTACGCATTGCATTGTCCTCTGATTTTGGACGCAACTTGGCGATCCCCTGGCTAGATGAGTTTATGGAACAGCACCCGAACTTAAGCATTCGGACCCACATGAGTGATAGCAATATCGATTTTTATAGAGATTCATTAGACATGGCGATTCGTTACGGATCCCCCAATGACGCTAACTTGTATGGCTTCAAAATATGTAATGTTCCTCGGTTATTGTGCGCCACACCCAGCTATCTAAAAAAACATGGCACCCCAAAACATCCTCAAGATTTACCCTCTCACAATGCGTTACTTTATCAGTTACATGACATCACCCATGACGTATGGACATTTTATGAAGGCGAAACTCAGCACAAGATAAAAGTCAGCGGTAATCGCATAACAAACGACAGTGATTTAGTGCGGCGTTGGTGCACAAGTGGTAAAGGGCTAGCGGCCAAATCGTGTTTTGATATGGCTAATGATTTATTGGCGGATAGAGTCGTTAGCCTAATGCCAGGCTTTAAACCCGCCGCCACAGAGATGTGGCTTATCTTCCCTAGCAGGCAATCTATCACACCCGCCGCACGCCTTTTACGGGATTTATTAAAAGAAAAAAGCACCCAAGTATTAAAGCAGTTGATCGCAAAAGGAGTCATCAGCCAAGATGCGTTACTCAACTAA